A single region of the Actinoplanes sp. SE50/110 genome encodes:
- a CDS encoding LysR family transcriptional regulator, with amino-acid sequence METRELRYFVAVAEELHFGRAAQRLGIAQPPLSRAISRLERRLGVTLLDRDHRGAALTEAGAVLLREARVALDAVEAAERRTRRAAAGRPGLVLVTKAGATTELLAKLLDAYAAEPGAVPVEVALCGIAEQERVLRAGRADVALLHLPFDSTAGLDTEELGTENQIAVLPAGHPLTTRPHLRMAELRNLPGLPLPRWPRPDGTYPDGPGPEIRDHAQLLQLVALGRLCTVLPESARPHLREGLATIPVLDAPPVTTVIAWPPHSRSRPLATLIHTATRLHQATITGP; translated from the coding sequence ATGGAGACGCGGGAGCTACGGTATTTCGTCGCGGTCGCCGAGGAACTCCACTTCGGCCGGGCCGCCCAGCGCCTCGGCATCGCCCAGCCACCGCTGTCCCGCGCGATCAGCCGGCTGGAACGCCGGCTCGGCGTCACCCTGCTCGACCGCGACCACCGCGGCGCCGCCCTCACCGAGGCCGGCGCGGTGCTGCTCCGCGAGGCCCGGGTGGCGCTGGACGCGGTCGAGGCCGCCGAACGCCGCACCCGCCGGGCCGCCGCCGGACGCCCCGGACTGGTCCTGGTCACCAAGGCCGGAGCCACCACCGAGCTGCTGGCGAAACTCCTCGACGCATACGCCGCGGAACCCGGCGCGGTGCCCGTCGAAGTAGCCCTGTGCGGCATCGCCGAACAGGAACGCGTCCTGCGCGCCGGCCGCGCCGACGTCGCCCTGCTCCACCTGCCGTTCGACTCCACCGCGGGCCTCGACACCGAAGAGCTCGGCACCGAGAACCAGATCGCGGTCCTGCCCGCCGGCCACCCCCTGACCACCCGCCCGCACCTGCGCATGGCCGAGCTCCGCAACCTGCCCGGCCTGCCCCTGCCCCGCTGGCCACGCCCGGACGGCACCTACCCGGACGGTCCCGGCCCGGAGATCCGCGACCACGCCCAGCTGCTGCAGCTGGTCGCCCTCGGCCGCCTCTGCACGGTCCTGCCCGAGTCCGCCCGCCCCCACCTGCGCGAGGGCCTGGCCACCATCCCGGTCCTGGACGCACCCCCGGTGACCACGGTGATCGCCTGGCCGCCACACAGCCGCTCCCGGCCACTGGCCACCCTGATCCACACCGCGACCCGCCTGCACCAGGCAACGATCACCGGGCCGTGA